The Theropithecus gelada isolate Dixy chromosome X, Tgel_1.0, whole genome shotgun sequence genome includes a window with the following:
- the PRPS2 gene encoding ribose-phosphate pyrophosphokinase 2 isoform X4, protein MVLVGDVKDRVAILVDDMADTCGTICHAADKLLSAGATKVYAILTHGIFSGPAISRINNAAFEAVVVTNTIPQEDKMKHCTKIQVIDISMILAEAIRRTHNGESVSYLFSHVPL, encoded by the exons ATGGTCCTGGTGGGCGACGTGAAGGACCGTGTGGCCATCCTCGTGGATGACATGGCTGACACATGCGGCACCATCTGCCATGCTGCGGACAA GCTGCTGTCAGCTGGAGCCACCAAAGTGTATGCTATCCTTACCCATGGGATCTTCTCTGGACCAGCTATTTCCAGAATAAATAATGCCGCCTTTGAGGCTGTTGTCGTCACAAACACAATTCCGCAAGAGGACAAAATGAAACACTGCACCAAGATTCAG GTCATTGACATTTCCATGATCTTGGCCGAAGCAATCCGAAGGACACACAATGGGGAATCCGTGTCCTACCTGTTCAGCCATGTCCCGCTATAA